A DNA window from Micromonospora sp. NBC_01739 contains the following coding sequences:
- a CDS encoding HEAT repeat domain-containing protein, translating into MQAGRVRAGLAHGSSSVRLRVALAAGTTPEPQFVDVLVERCGVEPEFFVREMLTWALTRQSASVTVPRLIEELDSGSGQARSQALHTLSKIGDRRAWPAITPALLTDADDEVARSAWRAAVVLVPEGESSGLVRVLASQLGRGERETQLSLSRALVALGEAIMPVLHAAMTDPDPRVRQHAIATERLWHDPDTGFDFAVEEAKRIVALGPARPETSDPETGSEEAGGKETGGEEAG; encoded by the coding sequence ATGCAGGCGGGGCGGGTGCGGGCGGGATTGGCGCACGGCAGTTCGTCGGTGCGGTTGCGGGTGGCGTTGGCGGCCGGGACTACTCCGGAGCCGCAGTTCGTGGACGTGCTCGTCGAGCGGTGTGGGGTCGAGCCGGAGTTCTTCGTGCGCGAGATGCTCACCTGGGCGCTCACCCGACAGTCGGCGTCCGTGACGGTCCCCCGGCTGATCGAGGAGCTGGACTCGGGGTCTGGGCAGGCACGCAGTCAGGCGTTGCACACGCTGTCCAAGATCGGGGACCGGCGGGCCTGGCCGGCGATCACGCCAGCGCTGCTGACGGACGCTGACGACGAGGTGGCACGCAGCGCCTGGCGGGCCGCGGTCGTACTCGTGCCGGAAGGTGAGTCATCCGGGTTGGTCCGGGTGCTGGCGTCGCAGCTCGGGCGTGGCGAGCGGGAGACCCAGTTGAGCCTCAGTCGGGCGCTGGTAGCGCTCGGCGAGGCGATCATGCCGGTGCTGCACGCCGCGATGACCGATCCTGACCCGCGGGTACGCCAGCACGCGATCGCCACCGAACGGCTCTGGCACGACCCGGACACCGGCTTCGACTTCGCCGTCGAGGAGGCGAAACGGATTGTGGCACTCGGCCCAGCCCGCCCGGAGACCTCCGACCCGGAGACTGGCAGCGAGGAAGCTGGCGGCAAGGAGACCGGCGGCGAGGAAGCTGGGTAG
- the purE gene encoding 5-(carboxyamino)imidazole ribonucleotide mutase, protein MSTVGVIMGSDSDWPTMKAAAEVLAEFEVPYEVEVVSAHRTPVKMIDYGRAAAGRGLKVIIAGAGGAAHLPGMIASVTPLPVIGVPVPLRHLDGLDSLLSIVQMPAGVPVATVSIGNARNAGLLAVRILGASDPALLDRMSAYQADLEQLVAEKDAALRASLA, encoded by the coding sequence ATGAGCACGGTCGGTGTGATCATGGGCAGTGACTCGGACTGGCCGACCATGAAGGCGGCCGCCGAGGTGCTCGCCGAGTTCGAGGTGCCGTACGAGGTAGAGGTCGTCTCCGCACACCGCACCCCGGTCAAGATGATCGACTACGGCCGGGCCGCCGCCGGGCGTGGCCTCAAGGTGATCATCGCGGGTGCGGGTGGGGCGGCTCACCTGCCCGGGATGATCGCCTCGGTCACGCCGCTGCCGGTGATCGGGGTGCCGGTGCCGCTGAGGCACCTCGACGGCCTGGACTCGCTGCTGTCCATCGTGCAGATGCCGGCCGGTGTGCCGGTGGCCACCGTGTCGATCGGCAACGCGCGCAACGCCGGACTGCTCGCGGTGCGCATCCTGGGTGCCTCCGACCCGGCCCTGCTCGACCGGATGTCGGCGTACCAGGCCGATCTGGAGCAGTTGGTCGCGGAGAAGGATGCGGCGCTGCGGGCTTCTCTGGCTTAG
- a CDS encoding 5-(carboxyamino)imidazole ribonucleotide synthase, whose protein sequence is MDSRTGLPVVGMVGGGQLARMTHQAAISLGQSLRVLALTPDDGAALVAADVQYGDHTDLAALRTFAKSCDVVTFDHEHVPTEHIRALAGEGVKLFPPAEALVHAQDKRVMRERLDTLAAPNPAWRPVESTADLVAFGDEVGWPVMVKAARGGYDGRGVWPVTDAAHATELAQTLLAGGTKLIVEERVALRRELAVQVARSPFGQVAVYPVVETVQRDGICVEVLAPAPGLPEELAVAAQQLAIDLASALGVVGLLAVELFEVADDSAPAGSRLLVNELAMRPHNSGHWTIEGARTSQFEQHLRAVLDYPMGDTSLTAPVVVMANVLGGEPGGMPVDERLHHLFAAEPGARVHLYGKQVRPGRKIGHVTVLGDDLDEVRARAARAMRWLRDGTEEAA, encoded by the coding sequence ATGGATTCCCGTACCGGTCTGCCTGTTGTCGGCATGGTGGGTGGTGGCCAACTGGCCCGGATGACCCATCAGGCCGCGATCTCCCTCGGTCAGTCGCTGCGCGTGCTCGCGCTCACGCCGGACGACGGGGCGGCCCTGGTCGCCGCCGACGTCCAGTACGGCGACCACACCGACCTCGCCGCCCTGCGCACCTTCGCCAAGTCGTGTGACGTGGTCACCTTCGACCACGAGCATGTCCCGACCGAGCACATCCGTGCCCTGGCCGGCGAGGGGGTGAAGCTCTTTCCACCGGCGGAGGCCCTGGTGCACGCCCAGGACAAGCGGGTGATGCGGGAACGGCTCGACACCCTGGCGGCCCCGAATCCGGCCTGGCGGCCGGTCGAGTCGACGGCCGACCTGGTGGCCTTCGGCGACGAGGTGGGCTGGCCGGTCATGGTCAAGGCCGCCCGGGGTGGGTACGACGGCCGGGGAGTCTGGCCGGTCACCGACGCCGCGCACGCCACCGAGCTGGCGCAGACCCTGCTCGCCGGTGGCACGAAGCTGATCGTCGAGGAACGGGTGGCCCTGCGCCGGGAACTGGCCGTGCAGGTGGCCCGGTCCCCGTTCGGGCAGGTCGCCGTCTACCCCGTGGTGGAGACGGTGCAGCGCGACGGGATCTGCGTCGAGGTGCTGGCCCCGGCCCCCGGCCTGCCGGAGGAGTTGGCGGTGGCCGCCCAGCAGCTCGCCATCGACCTGGCCAGCGCCCTCGGCGTGGTCGGGCTGCTGGCGGTGGAGCTGTTCGAGGTCGCCGACGACTCCGCCCCCGCCGGCAGTCGGCTGCTGGTCAACGAGCTGGCCATGCGTCCGCACAACTCCGGCCACTGGACCATCGAAGGGGCCCGCACCTCCCAGTTCGAGCAGCATCTGCGGGCGGTACTGGACTACCCGATGGGCGACACCTCGCTGACCGCGCCGGTCGTGGTGATGGCGAACGTGCTCGGCGGTGAACCCGGCGGCATGCCCGTCGACGAGCGGCTGCACCACCTCTTCGCCGCCGAACCGGGCGCCCGGGTGCACCTCTACGGCAAGCAGGTACGCCCCGGCCGCAAGATCGGGCACGTCACCGTGCTCGGCGACGACCTGGACGAGGTACGCGCCCGCGCCGCGCGGGCGATGCGCTGGCTGCGCGACGGTACGGAGGAGGCAGCATGA
- a CDS encoding thioredoxin domain-containing protein: MNRLVGATSPYLLQHADNPVDWWPWCEEAFAEARRRDVPVLISVGYSACHWCHVMAHESFENEGVGRLLNEGFVSIKVDREERPDVDAVYMTATQAMTGQGGWPMTVFATPDGTPFYCGTYFPRANFIRLLQSVSTAWQDQREAVLRQGAAVVEAIGGAQAVGGPTAPLTADLLDAAAKQLANEYDETNGGFGGAPKFPPHLNLLFLLRHHQRTASPQSLEMVQHTCEAMARGGIHDQLAGGFARYSVDAHWTVPHFEKMLYDNALLLRVYTHLWRLTGDALALRVARDIARFLADELHRPGQGFASALDADTEGVEGLTYAWTPAQLIEVLGEEDGRWAADLFGVTEAGTFEHGMSVLKLARDVDDADPAVRQRWQEVVRRLLAARDTRPQPARDDKVVAAWNGLAVTALAEFVRLMETSGRIGTEGEANLLEGVTIVADGAMRDTAEYLARVHLVDGRLRRASRDGQVGEPAGVLEDYGCVAEAFCAMHQVTGEGRWLDWAGQLLDAALAHFAAPDGAFYDTADDAEQLVARPADPTDNATPSGRSAIAAALVAYSALTGQTRYREAAEAALSTIAPIVGRHPRFTGYAAAVGEALLSGPYEIAVVTADPAGDPLVAAAHRHAPPGAVIVAGHPDQVGVPLLADRGLLDGRPAAYVCRGFVCQRPVDTVEDLVAQLG, encoded by the coding sequence GTGAATCGACTCGTGGGGGCCACCAGTCCGTATCTGCTTCAGCATGCGGACAATCCGGTGGACTGGTGGCCTTGGTGTGAGGAGGCGTTCGCCGAGGCTCGGCGGCGGGACGTGCCGGTGCTGATCTCGGTTGGTTACTCCGCGTGTCACTGGTGTCATGTGATGGCGCACGAGTCGTTCGAGAACGAGGGCGTCGGTCGGCTGCTGAACGAGGGGTTCGTGTCGATCAAGGTGGATCGGGAGGAGCGGCCCGACGTCGACGCGGTCTACATGACCGCCACCCAGGCGATGACCGGCCAGGGTGGCTGGCCGATGACGGTCTTCGCTACGCCGGACGGCACCCCGTTCTACTGCGGGACGTACTTCCCCCGGGCGAACTTCATCCGCCTGCTCCAGTCGGTCAGCACCGCCTGGCAGGACCAGCGTGAGGCCGTACTGCGGCAGGGGGCCGCGGTGGTGGAGGCGATCGGCGGAGCCCAGGCCGTCGGTGGTCCCACCGCCCCGCTCACCGCCGACCTGCTCGACGCCGCCGCCAAGCAACTGGCCAACGAGTACGACGAGACCAACGGCGGATTCGGCGGGGCACCCAAGTTCCCGCCGCACCTGAACCTGCTCTTCCTGCTCCGCCACCACCAGCGCACCGCCTCGCCGCAGAGCCTGGAAATGGTCCAGCACACCTGCGAGGCGATGGCCCGGGGCGGCATCCACGACCAGCTCGCCGGTGGCTTCGCCCGGTACTCCGTGGACGCACACTGGACCGTGCCGCACTTCGAGAAGATGCTCTACGACAACGCCCTGCTGCTGCGGGTCTACACCCACCTGTGGCGGCTCACCGGCGATGCGCTGGCGCTGCGGGTGGCCCGGGACATCGCCCGCTTCCTCGCCGACGAGCTGCACCGACCCGGCCAGGGGTTCGCCTCCGCACTGGACGCCGACACCGAGGGAGTGGAGGGTCTCACCTACGCCTGGACCCCGGCCCAGCTGATCGAGGTGCTGGGGGAGGAGGACGGCCGCTGGGCCGCCGACCTGTTCGGCGTCACCGAGGCCGGCACCTTCGAACACGGCATGAGCGTGCTCAAGCTGGCCCGCGACGTGGACGACGCCGACCCGGCCGTGCGGCAGCGCTGGCAGGAGGTCGTACGCCGGCTGCTGGCCGCCCGGGACACCCGCCCCCAGCCGGCCCGTGACGACAAGGTGGTGGCCGCCTGGAACGGCCTGGCCGTCACCGCCCTGGCCGAGTTCGTCCGGCTGATGGAGACCTCCGGCCGGATCGGCACCGAGGGGGAGGCCAACCTGCTGGAGGGGGTCACCATCGTCGCCGACGGCGCGATGCGCGACACCGCGGAGTACCTGGCCCGGGTGCATCTGGTGGACGGGCGGCTGCGGCGCGCCTCCCGCGACGGTCAGGTCGGGGAACCGGCCGGGGTGCTGGAGGACTACGGCTGCGTGGCCGAGGCGTTCTGCGCCATGCATCAGGTCACCGGCGAAGGACGCTGGCTGGACTGGGCCGGGCAACTGCTGGACGCCGCGCTGGCCCACTTCGCCGCCCCCGACGGGGCCTTCTACGACACCGCGGACGACGCCGAACAACTCGTGGCCCGCCCCGCCGACCCGACCGACAACGCCACCCCCTCGGGACGTTCCGCGATCGCCGCCGCCCTGGTGGCCTACTCGGCGTTGACCGGGCAGACCCGCTACCGGGAGGCCGCCGAGGCGGCCCTGTCCACCATCGCGCCGATCGTCGGGCGGCACCCACGCTTCACCGGGTACGCGGCGGCCGTGGGGGAGGCGCTGCTCTCCGGGCCGTACGAGATCGCCGTGGTCACCGCCGATCCCGCCGGTGACCCCCTGGTCGCGGCGGCCCACCGGCACGCCCCGCCCGGTGCGGTGATCGTGGCCGGACATCCGGACCAGGTCGGCGTACCCCTGCTGGCCGACCGGGGGTTGCTCGACGGCCGGCCGGCGGCGTACGTCTGCCGGGGTTTCGTCTGCCAACGGCCGGTCGACACGGTCGAGGACCTGGTGGCGCAGCTGGGCTGA
- a CDS encoding putative bifunctional diguanylate cyclase/phosphodiesterase: MTSGRAGHPLDRHPGRGTPLGLHLLTAAVLCTALIAAVVGLSLPAPLPVDDPLGGPVRFGIAVAAFALSQLARLRFRAAAGMVSVTWAEAALIICLCLVPPGWLPAAAMLGVSLAWTAMSIVDEGRTTWEVARIAGAQTAAVALAVAVTTALGQPLLAPLTPALALTVTAGAVTYLLAAAALGGVMLSVRHGMPIGRPLLAALRGKLLMFVGNLVVGVLVVVLIEIDLRWLLLLPLLLWLLQQTYRQRLRDARERRTWRSLAEATSALNQLDERGVAVAGVTGALTLFEAEIVDVEVAGADGRWWRYRGDPSGQLVDREIPPPAEGGSDSEELVRDLSVGDTRVGRLRVRLPRTAPSTGRERDALAAYADALAGALHDAATYRELRLVTARSSYEAVHDPLTGLVNRAALLSQGDQALRRLAHDRPVALLLLDVDQFKEVNDTLGHAAGDQLLRLTADRLSGLARPGDLLARLGGDEFALLLTSVPVLGDHSAPMAYALRQAREVADRLAAPAEVAGVRMSVEVSVGVVVATAGTADLTELLRRADIAMYQAKSGGGSVATYDSARDAASTDQLALLAELREALQADDQLVLVLQPAVDLTTGAPTGVEALIRWRHPRRGLLSPADFIRAVENSDQLGCFTRYVLDKALTVAASWAREGLDIPISVNLSARSLLDSRLPTEIAEALRRHQVPADRLVLEITETVVMSELEVIDQVLTALRSMGVQLAVDDFGTGFSSLSFLARVAVDELKVDRSFVLRMGESPEAAAIVRLTVGMAHELGLRVVAEGVETAAQRSALTELGCTAAQGYHFFKPMPADKIAAVLGSLSRKPPTNVLPLRADDAS, encoded by the coding sequence GTGACCTCCGGCAGGGCCGGTCATCCCCTTGACCGGCACCCAGGCCGTGGGACGCCCCTCGGACTGCATCTGCTCACCGCCGCCGTCCTGTGCACCGCCCTGATCGCCGCGGTGGTCGGGCTCAGCCTTCCGGCCCCGCTGCCGGTCGACGACCCGCTCGGCGGGCCGGTCCGCTTCGGCATCGCGGTGGCCGCCTTCGCCCTGTCCCAGTTGGCCCGGCTGCGGTTCCGAGCCGCCGCCGGCATGGTCAGCGTGACCTGGGCCGAGGCGGCACTGATCATCTGCCTCTGTCTGGTGCCGCCCGGTTGGCTGCCCGCCGCGGCCATGCTGGGGGTGTCCCTGGCCTGGACGGCCATGTCGATCGTGGATGAGGGGCGGACGACCTGGGAGGTAGCCCGCATCGCCGGGGCCCAGACCGCCGCGGTGGCGCTGGCGGTCGCGGTCACCACCGCCCTAGGTCAGCCGCTGCTGGCCCCCCTGACACCGGCCCTGGCGCTCACCGTCACCGCCGGGGCGGTCACCTATCTGCTGGCGGCCGCCGCGCTGGGCGGGGTCATGCTGTCGGTACGCCACGGGATGCCGATCGGCCGCCCGCTGCTCGCGGCGCTGCGCGGCAAGCTGCTGATGTTCGTCGGCAACCTCGTGGTCGGCGTACTCGTCGTGGTGCTCATCGAGATCGACCTGCGGTGGCTGTTGCTGCTGCCCCTGCTGCTGTGGCTGCTTCAGCAGACCTACCGGCAGCGACTGCGCGACGCGCGCGAGCGGCGGACCTGGCGGTCCTTGGCCGAGGCCACCTCCGCGCTCAACCAACTCGACGAGCGGGGGGTCGCGGTGGCCGGGGTCACCGGCGCGCTGACCCTGTTCGAGGCGGAGATCGTGGACGTGGAGGTGGCCGGGGCAGACGGCCGGTGGTGGCGCTACCGGGGCGATCCCAGCGGGCAGCTCGTAGACCGGGAGATACCCCCACCGGCCGAGGGCGGATCCGACTCGGAGGAACTGGTCCGTGACCTGTCGGTCGGGGACACCCGGGTGGGGCGGCTGCGGGTGCGGCTGCCGCGAACGGCCCCCTCCACCGGGCGGGAGCGCGACGCCCTGGCCGCCTACGCCGATGCCCTGGCCGGGGCTCTGCACGACGCGGCGACCTACCGGGAGCTGCGACTGGTCACCGCCCGTTCGTCGTACGAGGCGGTGCACGACCCGCTGACCGGGCTGGTCAACCGGGCGGCCCTGCTCAGCCAGGGCGACCAGGCGCTGCGGCGACTCGCGCACGACCGTCCGGTAGCCCTGCTGCTGCTCGACGTGGACCAGTTCAAGGAGGTCAACGACACCCTGGGGCACGCCGCCGGCGACCAGTTGCTGCGGCTGACCGCCGACCGGCTCAGCGGCCTGGCCCGCCCCGGTGACCTGCTGGCCCGCCTCGGCGGAGACGAGTTCGCGCTGCTGCTGACCTCGGTACCGGTGCTCGGGGACCACAGCGCCCCGATGGCGTACGCCCTGCGTCAGGCGCGGGAGGTGGCCGACCGGCTGGCCGCTCCGGCCGAGGTGGCCGGGGTACGGATGTCCGTGGAGGTGTCCGTCGGTGTGGTGGTGGCCACGGCCGGCACCGCCGACCTGACCGAGCTGCTGCGCCGCGCCGACATCGCCATGTACCAGGCCAAGTCCGGCGGCGGCAGTGTGGCCACCTACGACAGCGCGCGGGACGCGGCCAGCACGGACCAACTGGCCCTGCTGGCGGAGCTGCGGGAGGCTTTGCAGGCCGACGACCAACTGGTGCTGGTGTTGCAGCCCGCGGTGGACCTGACCACCGGTGCGCCGACCGGGGTGGAGGCGTTGATCCGCTGGCGGCATCCGCGCCGGGGCCTGCTCAGCCCCGCCGACTTCATCCGGGCGGTGGAGAACAGCGACCAGCTGGGCTGCTTCACCCGGTACGTGCTGGACAAGGCCTTGACGGTGGCCGCCAGCTGGGCCCGCGAGGGTCTGGACATCCCCATCTCGGTCAACCTCTCCGCCCGCAGCCTGCTGGACTCTCGGTTGCCCACCGAGATCGCCGAGGCGCTGCGTAGGCATCAGGTGCCGGCGGACCGGCTGGTCCTGGAGATCACCGAGACGGTGGTGATGAGCGAGCTGGAGGTCATCGACCAGGTGCTCACCGCCCTGCGGTCGATGGGTGTGCAACTGGCGGTCGACGACTTCGGCACCGGTTTCTCCTCCCTCAGCTTCCTCGCCCGGGTGGCCGTGGACGAACTCAAGGTGGACCGCTCGTTCGTGCTGCGGATGGGGGAGTCACCCGAGGCGGCCGCCATCGTGCGCCTCACCGTCGGGATGGCCCACGAGCTGGGCCTACGGGTGGTGGCCGAGGGCGTGGAGACTGCCGCCCAGCGCTCCGCCCTCACCGAGCTGGGCTGCACCGCAGCCCAGGGCTACCACTTCTTCAAGCCCATGCCCGCCGACAAGATCGCCGCCGTCCTGGGCTCCCTGTCCCGCAAGCCCCCCACCAACGTCCTCCCCCTCCGCGCCGACGACGCCTCCTAA
- the mca gene encoding mycothiol conjugate amidase Mca, whose protein sequence is MAEQLRLMAVHAHPDDESSKGAATMAKYVAEGVDVLVVTCTGGERGSVLNPKLDRPEVWANIADIRRAEMDAARAILGVEQAWLGFVDSGLPEGDPLPPLPEGCFALQDVEVAAAPLVRLMRQFRPHVVTTYDEDGGYPHPDHIMCHKISVAAFEAAGDAERYPELGEPWQPLKLYYDIGFSKGKILALHEAILATGAESPYEEWLTRWEDRPDKGPRITTRVDCAEYFPVRDDALRAHATQVDPDGFWFQVPMELQRRAWPTEDFELARSLVDSPLPESDLFAGIRQTAHAR, encoded by the coding sequence TTGGCAGAGCAACTTCGACTCATGGCCGTCCACGCACATCCCGACGACGAGTCGAGCAAGGGCGCCGCCACCATGGCGAAGTACGTCGCCGAGGGTGTGGACGTGCTTGTCGTGACGTGTACCGGCGGGGAGCGCGGCAGTGTGCTCAACCCCAAGCTGGACCGGCCGGAGGTGTGGGCCAACATCGCCGACATCCGGCGAGCCGAGATGGACGCGGCTCGCGCCATCCTCGGGGTCGAACAGGCCTGGCTGGGCTTCGTCGACTCGGGCCTGCCCGAGGGCGACCCCCTGCCCCCGCTGCCCGAGGGCTGCTTCGCCCTCCAGGACGTCGAGGTGGCCGCCGCCCCACTGGTACGCCTGATGCGTCAGTTCCGGCCCCACGTCGTCACCACCTACGACGAGGACGGCGGCTACCCGCACCCCGACCACATCATGTGCCACAAGATCAGCGTGGCGGCCTTCGAGGCGGCCGGCGACGCGGAGCGCTATCCCGAGCTGGGTGAGCCGTGGCAGCCCCTGAAGCTCTACTACGACATCGGGTTCTCCAAGGGCAAGATCCTGGCGCTGCACGAGGCGATCCTGGCCACCGGAGCCGAGTCCCCGTACGAGGAGTGGCTGACCCGCTGGGAGGACCGCCCCGACAAGGGTCCCCGGATCACCACCCGGGTGGACTGCGCCGAGTACTTCCCGGTCCGGGATGACGCCCTGCGGGCCCACGCCACCCAGGTCGACCCGGACGGTTTCTGGTTCCAGGTGCCGATGGAACTGCAGCGACGCGCCTGGCCGACGGAGGACTTCGAACTGGCCCGGTCCCTGGTCGACAGCCCGCTGCCCGAGTCGGACCTCTTCGCGGGCATCCGGCAGACGGCGCATGCCCGCTGA
- a CDS encoding DUF4307 domain-containing protein → MTETHATIPPGAPVFPPGRYGRRREPRRRRPLLTALLLVVLVAALTAVSVRLYRQYGDPAYGAQVITYTDITDRQVVIDFRVNLPEGGSAVCLLRARDNAGAEVAREEVPVSAAQGERQVTVRHRLATSARPFIGEVVRCRPPA, encoded by the coding sequence GTGACCGAGACGCACGCCACAATTCCACCGGGCGCGCCGGTGTTCCCCCCCGGCCGGTACGGACGCCGCCGGGAGCCCCGCCGCCGCCGGCCCCTGCTGACCGCGCTGCTGCTGGTCGTCCTGGTGGCCGCCCTCACCGCGGTCTCCGTCCGGCTCTACCGGCAGTACGGTGACCCCGCCTACGGCGCCCAGGTGATCACCTACACGGACATCACGGACAGGCAGGTGGTCATCGACTTCCGGGTGAACCTGCCGGAGGGCGGGTCAGCGGTGTGCCTGCTGCGGGCCCGGGACAACGCCGGTGCCGAGGTGGCCCGGGAGGAGGTCCCGGTCAGCGCGGCCCAGGGGGAACGACAGGTCACCGTTCGGCATCGACTGGCCACCAGCGCACGCCCCTTCATCGGCGAGGTCGTCCGCTGCCGACCCCCGGCCTGA
- the greA gene encoding transcription elongation factor GreA: MSNGNEAPATWLSQDAYDRLKAELDELIANRPIIAAEINARREEGDLRENGGYHAAREEQGKAEGRILYLKELLRTAQVGEAPTADAVAPGMVVTIYFDDDADDTETFLLGSREIASTTDLTVYSPESALGQAILGGKAGQTCTYTAPSGADIKVTVVSFEPFSG, translated from the coding sequence GTGTCCAATGGCAACGAGGCGCCCGCCACCTGGCTGTCCCAGGACGCGTACGACCGCCTGAAGGCCGAGCTCGACGAGTTGATCGCCAACCGGCCGATCATCGCCGCCGAGATCAACGCCCGGCGTGAGGAAGGCGACCTGCGCGAGAACGGCGGCTACCACGCCGCCCGTGAGGAGCAGGGCAAGGCCGAGGGGCGCATCCTCTACCTGAAGGAACTGCTCCGCACGGCCCAGGTCGGTGAGGCGCCGACCGCCGACGCCGTGGCGCCCGGGATGGTCGTGACGATCTACTTCGACGACGACGCCGATGACACGGAGACATTCCTGCTCGGCTCACGCGAGATCGCCTCGACCACCGACCTCACGGTCTACAGCCCGGAGTCGGCGCTCGGCCAGGCGATCCTGGGCGGTAAGGCCGGCCAGACCTGCACCTACACCGCACCCAGCGGTGCGGACATCAAGGTGACCGTGGTCAGCTTCGAGCCGTTCTCCGGCTGA
- the ilvA gene encoding threonine ammonia-lyase: MTELVTLDDVRAARELIAGVTRTTPLEPSRPLSAALGGPTWLKCENLQRAGSYKVRGAYVRISRLSAQERARGVVAASAGNHAQGVALAAGLVGTQATVFMPVNAPLPKVAATKGYGARVELAGANVDESLVAAQAYAERTGAVLIHPFDHPDVIAGQGTVALEILEQCPEVETIVTGIGGGGLISGMAVAAKALRPQVRVIGVQAAGAAAFPPSLLAGEPVRLPTFATIADGIAVGRPGEITFAHVRKLVDEVVTVTEEDISRALLMLLERGKQVVEPAGAVGVAALLAGVVQVQAPVVAVLSGGNIDPLLMLRVIEHGLAAAGRYLRITVRCSDRPGQLASLLSEIAEHRANVVDVVHQRAHPHLGLGEVEVALSVETRGVEHSDTLISALRASGYQVTMAPEA; encoded by the coding sequence ATGACGGAACTGGTCACCCTGGACGATGTGCGGGCCGCGCGGGAACTGATCGCCGGGGTCACCCGCACCACCCCGCTGGAGCCGTCCCGTCCGCTGAGCGCCGCGCTCGGCGGGCCGACCTGGCTGAAGTGCGAGAACCTGCAACGGGCCGGGTCGTACAAGGTCCGGGGGGCCTATGTGCGGATCTCGCGGCTGTCCGCGCAGGAGCGGGCCCGGGGGGTGGTAGCGGCCAGCGCCGGCAACCACGCCCAGGGGGTGGCCCTGGCCGCCGGGCTGGTCGGCACCCAGGCCACGGTCTTCATGCCGGTGAACGCGCCGCTGCCGAAGGTCGCCGCCACCAAAGGGTACGGCGCCCGGGTCGAACTGGCCGGGGCCAACGTCGACGAGTCCCTGGTCGCTGCGCAGGCGTACGCCGAACGAACCGGGGCGGTGCTGATCCATCCGTTCGACCACCCGGACGTCATCGCCGGACAGGGCACGGTGGCCCTGGAGATCCTGGAACAGTGCCCCGAGGTGGAGACGATCGTCACCGGGATCGGCGGCGGTGGATTGATCTCCGGCATGGCGGTGGCGGCCAAGGCGCTCCGCCCGCAGGTACGGGTGATCGGGGTGCAGGCGGCCGGAGCCGCGGCCTTCCCGCCGTCCCTGCTGGCCGGCGAGCCGGTCCGCCTGCCCACCTTCGCCACCATCGCCGACGGCATCGCGGTGGGCCGGCCCGGCGAGATCACCTTTGCCCACGTACGCAAGTTGGTCGACGAGGTCGTCACCGTGACCGAGGAGGACATCTCCCGGGCGCTGCTGATGCTGCTGGAGCGCGGCAAGCAGGTGGTGGAACCGGCCGGCGCGGTGGGGGTGGCCGCCCTGCTGGCGGGCGTCGTCCAGGTGCAGGCCCCGGTGGTGGCCGTGCTCTCCGGGGGCAACATCGATCCGCTGCTGATGCTGCGGGTCATCGAGCACGGCCTGGCGGCAGCCGGCCGTTATCTGCGGATCACGGTGCGCTGCTCGGACCGGCCGGGGCAACTGGCTTCGCTGCTCAGTGAGATCGCCGAGCACCGGGCCAACGTGGTCGACGTGGTCCACCAGCGGGCCCACCCGCACCTGGGTCTCGGCGAGGTCGAGGTGGCGTTGTCGGTGGAGACCCGGGGGGTCGAGCACTCCGACACCCTGATCAGTGCCCTGCGGGCCAGCGGCTATCAGGTGACCATGGCCCCGGAGGCCTGA